GTCTGGCTCGAGACTTGGCCCACGCTTTCGCCCGTGTATACGGCGTCATAGCCCATTGCTAGAGCGAACTTCTCTGCCACAACATACATCGCTAGCCTTAGGACTATCTGCGCATAGCTATTATCGACCATACCTGCTATAGCAGCCGTGACCGGGCGGAAGTCGAAAACATAGAGCCTCGGACGGTAGCCGTAGAGCCAGAGCCTGGCAAGCTTCTTGCCTACACGTAGAGCATCTGCTATCGAGAGTGGCGAGGCTAGCACGTAGTGTACTAGGTCTACCTCGATACCCCTCTTTGCAGCCATCCAGGCTGCTGCCGGCGAGTCGAGGCCGCCAGAAAACAATACTATAGCTCTACCCTCAACACCTATTGGCAGGCCGTCGGGGCCTCGGCGCATCTCCCGGTATACATAGGCTTTACCACCCCTAATCTCGACGAATACTTCTACTTCCGGGTTCTCCAGGTCCACACCAGCAGAGAGAGGGTAGAGAGCCGCTCCAATCACGCGTGCAGCATCGAGACTCGTAAACTCTTCAACTCCGCTCCTTCTGGCACGCACTGCGAACTTCTTGCCACGGACCCACTCGCCTGCTATTTCCTTTACACGCTCTGCTAGGTCATCTAGACTCTTGTACCTCACTAGGTGGGCTACAGTAGCGCCATGTATCCCGAAGACCCTGGACAGTGTGTCCACGGCCTTCTCCAACGCATCATAGTTTCTACAGCCCGACACGTACAGCCTAGCCGCTTCTATCCATACATCACTGCATTCTACACCTTCGCGCCTAAAAGCGTCAACAATGTTCTTTACGAGCCGCCGCTCGAAACGCGGTCTCGTGCGGTCCGACTTGAGTACGATCTCTCCCGCGATACTCGCGAGCACTACCGTGTCCATACTGCCCCCGGGTCCTAGTCCGGAGGCCTAGAGCCCCTTCTTTACTTGACCTAGGCCAGCCTAGCCGCATTTACAGTCCTTGCGCGGCCTAAGCTCTATCTTCATTATATCCATTGTGTAGGCGTCCACCACTATCATTTTGCCCTTATTTACTTCACCCATGCCGGTTACTAGCTTCATGAGCTCTGTCACAGCTATAGAGCCTACTAGGGCTACAATGGGGCCTACAGCTGGTATCTTTGAGGGAGACTTCAGCGAAGAGGGGAGGAGGCAGCGGAGGCACGGCGTCTCGCCGGGTATCACTACCACTACTTGCCCCTCGAACCCGTATATTCCTGCATGTATGTAGGGCTTGCCAGCCCTGTACGCGGCCTCGTCTAGAAGGAATCGCGTCTCCCAGTTGTCCAGCCCATCAATTACTATGTCTACCTGCCTAACCAGCTTATCCACATTATCCTCTGTTATCCTCTCAGTAACCGGAACTATCTCGACATTGGGGTTAAGGCGCCGAAGCTTCTCCGCAGCCGAGATAGGCTTTGGCTTACCTATATCGTCGGTCCAGTGGAGGATTTGGCGGTTTAGATTAGTCTCCTCAACAGTGTCCCCGTCGACGAGTACGAGTTTACCGACACCGAGTGCGGTAAGGTACAACGCCTCGAATGAGCCGAGGCCTCCTACTCCCGCCACCAAGACGCTAGTCTTTTTCAGCTTCTTCTGTCCCTCGGTCCCGAAGAGGAGGAGCTGGCGTTCATACCGCAGTAGCTCGGCAGGTGTAAGCTCAACATTATCCAGTGAGCGTTCACTCATACCGTATCCTCTCCTCCATGCAGTTTGTATCGCGTCTGGTGCACTGCATGACAAGGGCACGTGGGCCCAGAGGCCCGTGATGCGCCGTACACACTAGACGCGAGGCCGCCGCGCGACAGCATTCAGAGCCTACTACGCTGTGGACACCGGGTACAGCGTGTCCCTGCACGGTTGCTTTGAACGTTTACACGGCCGCTACAAGACCGGGTTTATTCCTCTAGTGTCGCAGCGGTCGGATCGTCGTGAGATCTTCATTGCATAGGCACTCTACCTCTGTCTGGGACGGCGTCCTCATCCCGCCGGACCGTTAGTAGTGGTTGCCTCCTATTTTACTCCCCCTGGGCTCTGCTTTCACTGTCCTGGGGCCAGGCTAGTGGAGACTAGATGGCTTAAGCTGCTGAGTAACCAGACACGTATAGGCGTCGTGATACAGCCAATAGCTTCAATAGAGAATCATGGCGTACTACCCCTAGGCGCTGACCTGCTGATAGCAGACTGCACCATGAGGAGACTAGAACTCCCAGAGGAAGCAGTCATAGCACCAGCCATACCTTATTCCACCGCAGCCGAGCACACTGGCTTCCGCGTCTCTATCAGCCCGCAGACTTTCGTACAGTACCTTGTAGAAGTTGGCTCGTCTATCCTATCGAATGTCAACGCATTGCTGTTTGTGGTCTTCCACGGTGGAGCCTATCACGCTACATACCTCGCTGCTAGAATTCTGCGTTCAAAGGGCTACGAGGTATACCTCTTCAACTTCTGGGACACCGTTACACGGGCTCTAGGGCTGGAGGGCATGCTTATACACGCCGACTGTATTGAGGCTAGTATCCTGCTAGCGTGCGGCTATACACAAGGAATCCGCGAAGCAGAGAGAATAGATTCAAGCTGTACGCGTAGGGCGCCACCGTACCAGCCCTGGGTTTCCCGGGATATACCAGGCATGTACCCGGTAGACCCCGTGCTAGCGTCGAGGCCTCTTGGCGAGAAGCTTCTACAAACCGCTACCGAGCAGCTAAGAAGGCTTGTAGACTTGATCTTGGAGCGGCAGAAAGCCTCTTCACAATAGATACTATCGGGGAGCTGCTCCAGCCTATCTCTGGAATCTCTGCCGCCAGCAGCCTATCTACGGGTACACCTTCGCCGACCACTGCTCCGTCGAGGCGTAGCAGCTTTGTACAGCTTATCGTAGCCGCCTTTAGCAATGCTCTAGCCAGAGCCTCCGCTTTATCCCGGTTATCTCTATGCACAGCCATATAGGCGAACATTATTTCCTCGTCAATGTATGGTGGTATCCACGCCGCGTTATCCGTGCCTATACCGACTAGCGTCTTCTCGAGAAGCTCTGGGAGCAAGCTAAGCGGGGGCAGTCTCCCTAAATGGTACATGTTCGATCTTGGACAGTATACTAGGCCTATACCTGATTCAGCCAGTTCTATTAGCTCGTCTTTGCCGAGGTATGTTAGGTGTATAGCCGCCGTTGGGGCTGCCCCGAGTACTACCTCGTAGTCTCTGGACTGGTACAGCTCGAGGGTCTCGGATACGTGTACGTGTACATGCCCGCCGATCTGCCTAGCGTGGGCCACCAGTTTGTTTAGCTCCCTTGGGTTTAGGTCAAATACGGTATCGAGGCCCACGCCTTTAGCCTCGTCTAGCAGTTGGAGATACTCGCTAAGGTTCTTTGCGAGTGGTTGGCCTAGTATCCTTGCAGCTACTCCGGCGCGCGCCATGCCATCGCTTACTAGCTGTAATCCCTTTCTACCTAGCTCCGCGTATACTCCAGCGTAGAGTACTCCTCTCCTCTTCATGTGTGCTGCTGCCGTGGCTACCCTTCTTGCTAGCTCGTCGCTGCTTAGCTGGGAGAGTAGCCTGTACTTGAGCCCCGTGGGTAGTGCTACAAGATCGTGGAGTGGGAGAGTCTCTCCCGCCTCGGCTATGGAGATGTCGAGAATGTGTAGGTGAGCATTGCAAAGAGCTGGGAGGATTACCAGCCCTAGGAGCACTCTCCTGGAGGGGCTACACCCCCTTCCTACGCCCTTCACACGCTGTTCGTCGTCAATGTCTATGCACGGTCTATGCACTGGTTCTAGTTCCTCGCCTACAAGAGCCGCGAGCACTTCTATCTGTATGCTCTTACTCGATGTAGACTGTTTCTCCTTCGAACTTTGCTTCTTCAATAGCTCGGAGCCTCCTTGCCAACTTAACAGCCGCCTCGACAGACCTGCGGGCATAGTCGTCTACGCGCTCGAGTGCCTGCATACGGTTCATCCCTGGCCCCGATATTCCGAGGGTTACGGGCTTACCATACTTCTCGGCTAGGTCTACTAGTTTTCTCGCCACCTGGTGGGCTATCACCTCGTCGTGCTTGGTAGCGCCGGTTATTATGGCTCCTAGCGCCACGACGGCGTCGACGTCGTCCTTGCGTAGTAGTTTCTCTACGAGTAGTGGTATGTCGTAAGCACCTGGCGCCCTTACCACGTATGTAACGGTGGCTCCTAGGAATTTGGCGTGGCTTAGGGCACGCTGGAGCATAAGGTAGGTTACATCATGGTTGAACTCTGATACCACTATTGCGAGACGTATGCCTTCGCCTGCTGCCACGGCCTATACACCTACCCTCCGGGACACGTAGAGGGGCTAGGCTGGGTTAGAGGGTTATCGGTTCTAACCACGGACTGGAAGAGCGTGTAAAGCACTATGGCTCTATAGGGCCGGCGTCAGGGTAGCCCTGCCTCCTCCCGGTCCCAGCGCGTGTTGACAGCACTTCCGGCCGGTATAGTAGTAGGTAGAGGTTCTCTGCGTGTTTTCTAGCACGGTCTACCGCTATACGGTAGAGCTCCTCCTCGCTATCAGCCTCGTCCTCGTGCACTGTCACATCTATTATGTGGCGCTCGAGTTCCAGCTGTACTAGCTGCATGGCGAGACTATAGACTGCGTAGCTTATCTTGTCGGTCATTGACCTGCCTATCCACCCCAGCACCATGCCAGCATCGCAGCCCTCCTCCTTCATGAGCTTCTTTATAGCCACGGGTATGTCCTTTATCCCTGGTACTGTACGCCTCACTATCTGCGCGCTAGGCATCAATGTGAGGATAGCGTCTATAGCATGGCTGGCCATGTCGACTCTAGCAAAGGTTGTATCTACAATACAAATCTTCACCAAGCCTTTCCACCCTATCGATTATCTCGCTACCCTCGACCAAGGGGTAGCCCTTTTCCCTAGATACCCTTCTCGCGTCCTCGATGCTTAGCGCATCTCCCTTCGAAAGCATCTCGACAATAACAGTTGACGGTGTCATCCCCGCTAGTATAGCTAGGTGCAGCGAGAGCTCTGTATGTCCCTTTCTATCGCTTAGACGGCGCCCAAGCAGTATCGGCACATGGCCTGGTGCTACGAAGTTTTCCTGGAAGTAGCTACGCGCCTTCTCTACGTCGTCGTTCACAATCATCGTTAATACTTTGTCGAGCTCTCTTATAGTGGTGGCACGGTCTGCGTCACGTATCCCCGTTTTTACATGGACGCTGTTAACCCATAGAGAGAATGCTGGTTTGTCGCCGTAGCCTAGTGTCTTGCTAGTAAGTGGGGCTAGTTCTGGTATTGTTGATAGTATCTCGTAGCCGTATCTAAGCCCTATGAGTCTCCCAGCTGGCTGGGGCATCGCATAGCATATGAGGCCTCCTGCGAGTGTACGCATTTCGTAGACTCGCTCAGCTGTGACCATGGAGGCGTGGATAACGTAGTCTACCTCGTTCTCACGCCCAGCCGCGTCATATATTAGGACGGGTATTCCTTTGCGGAACGCCTCTATTGCTTTTTCTAGCTGACTGCTCAAGGGCGTTTATCCCTCAATCGGCTCCGAGAGCTATACTATGTAGCCTACCGGCATGCGCCCTTAATCTCTCACTCCCGGCGGGGGTGTTAAACGAGAGACGCCGTCTATCTATAGAGCTTGTACCGTTCTTGTTCGACGCTATTAGTAGGCTGCAGTTTCTACCCCACGTCTATCAATGTATACTTGGCTATT
The window above is part of the Pyrodictium abyssi genome. Proteins encoded here:
- a CDS encoding tRNA sulfurtransferase: MDTVVLASIAGEIVLKSDRTRPRFERRLVKNIVDAFRREGVECSDVWIEAARLYVSGCRNYDALEKAVDTLSRVFGIHGATVAHLVRYKSLDDLAERVKEIAGEWVRGKKFAVRARRSGVEEFTSLDAARVIGAALYPLSAGVDLENPEVEVFVEIRGGKAYVYREMRRGPDGLPIGVEGRAIVLFSGGLDSPAAAWMAAKRGIEVDLVHYVLASPLSIADALRVGKKLARLWLYGYRPRLYVFDFRPVTAAIAGMVDNSYAQIVLRLAMYVVAEKFALAMGYDAVYTGESVGQVSSQTLKNLYALARAHPLKVPLIRPLAGLDKEEIVSLTRRIGVYEEAARTKEYCQLARGLVATRADPDKLAREYAKIEGIVELTATRYIEIPLV
- a CDS encoding HesA/MoeB/ThiF family protein, producing MSERSLDNVELTPAELLRYERQLLLFGTEGQKKLKKTSVLVAGVGGLGSFEALYLTALGVGKLVLVDGDTVEETNLNRQILHWTDDIGKPKPISAAEKLRRLNPNVEIVPVTERITEDNVDKLVRQVDIVIDGLDNWETRFLLDEAAYRAGKPYIHAGIYGFEGQVVVVIPGETPCLRCLLPSSLKSPSKIPAVGPIVALVGSIAVTELMKLVTGMGEVNKGKMIVVDAYTMDIMKIELRPRKDCKCG
- a CDS encoding creatininase family protein, producing METRWLKLLSNQTRIGVVIQPIASIENHGVLPLGADLLIADCTMRRLELPEEAVIAPAIPYSTAAEHTGFRVSISPQTFVQYLVEVGSSILSNVNALLFVVFHGGAYHATYLAARILRSKGYEVYLFNFWDTVTRALGLEGMLIHADCIEASILLACGYTQGIREAERIDSSCTRRAPPYQPWVSRDIPGMYPVDPVLASRPLGEKLLQTATEQLRRLVDLILERQKASSQ
- a CDS encoding amidohydrolase family protein is translated as MKKQSSKEKQSTSSKSIQIEVLAALVGEELEPVHRPCIDIDDEQRVKGVGRGCSPSRRVLLGLVILPALCNAHLHILDISIAEAGETLPLHDLVALPTGLKYRLLSQLSSDELARRVATAAAHMKRRGVLYAGVYAELGRKGLQLVSDGMARAGVAARILGQPLAKNLSEYLQLLDEAKGVGLDTVFDLNPRELNKLVAHARQIGGHVHVHVSETLELYQSRDYEVVLGAAPTAAIHLTYLGKDELIELAESGIGLVYCPRSNMYHLGRLPPLSLLPELLEKTLVGIGTDNAAWIPPYIDEEIMFAYMAVHRDNRDKAEALARALLKAATISCTKLLRLDGAVVGEGVPVDRLLAAEIPEIGWSSSPIVSIVKRLSAAPRSSLQAFLAAR
- the ribH gene encoding 6,7-dimethyl-8-ribityllumazine synthase, giving the protein MAAGEGIRLAIVVSEFNHDVTYLMLQRALSHAKFLGATVTYVVRAPGAYDIPLLVEKLLRKDDVDAVVALGAIITGATKHDEVIAHQVARKLVDLAEKYGKPVTLGISGPGMNRMQALERVDDYARRSVEAAVKLARRLRAIEEAKFEGETVYIE
- the ribC gene encoding riboflavin synthase — translated: MVKICIVDTTFARVDMASHAIDAILTLMPSAQIVRRTVPGIKDIPVAIKKLMKEEGCDAGMVLGWIGRSMTDKISYAVYSLAMQLVQLELERHIIDVTVHEDEADSEEELYRIAVDRARKHAENLYLLLYRPEVLSTRAGTGRRQGYPDAGPIEP
- a CDS encoding 3,4-dihydroxy-2-butanone-4-phosphate synthase, encoding MSSQLEKAIEAFRKGIPVLIYDAAGRENEVDYVIHASMVTAERVYEMRTLAGGLICYAMPQPAGRLIGLRYGYEILSTIPELAPLTSKTLGYGDKPAFSLWVNSVHVKTGIRDADRATTIRELDKVLTMIVNDDVEKARSYFQENFVAPGHVPILLGRRLSDRKGHTELSLHLAILAGMTPSTVIVEMLSKGDALSIEDARRVSREKGYPLVEGSEIIDRVERLGEDLYCRYNLC